The following are encoded together in the Pontibacter liquoris genome:
- a CDS encoding TonB-dependent receptor domain-containing protein, with product MKTTFYPLSFSLFLLLMPQLLLAQGSISGTVVEGATKAPVGFANVVLLTTQDSSLVTGATSDIEGKFVLEHVPYGQFILRVSLVGYPRRFVPNITVSAASPQVALGQVTMKASATKLNEVQVTAERGLVEYNLDKKVVNVSKDIAAQSGSVAEVMQNIPSVTVDIDGNVSMRGSSNVTILVDGKRTALANLSLDQIPANQVESIELITNPSSKYDPEGTSGIINLVLKKEKKAGLNGSASVTAGTYDNYNGSLFLNFRYNKWSLNGGYDYRQRSRPGTSNSFTTNYYRDSIAESIDSTSFRQQHSKRNGTDISHNFRFGADYALTPNHTLSASALYRTGTDKNKSDILYRFLDENQLLSSSNSRYTSETEDEQSMDLTLGYRQTFETKGQELTADVVYTTNVDDEESTFRQDDGAPDNLPQLQNTLTDDAHRQLTMQADFVRPFSEDSRLEAGYRSSLQRLDDDARFFDFDFGTNAYVYNTNQSNHFVYDEQVHALYTNYSNKLSSSISYQLGLRAEQTITRSNQRTQDLVYDKNYFSLFPTFFITNDFDKDNKLQFSYSRRINRPRSRFLNPFVDVSDPYDVDYGNPRLNPEFINSLELGYLRYWGNSSFNLTTFYRRTTDQIQRYRISNTVLDAAGQPFNRNETTFINLSSNSSYGVEATLTQAFTKWWRMNGSVSGFRTDLSDSQGDTELSNSQLSWDAKLNTTATVWKNLDIQLSAFYRAPMATIQGRMEQMFSTDLGLKKDVLKKKATVSLRVTDLFNTRQFNFISSSLAFRTESENRRQSRIIYLGFTYRINSDDTQRNRKPRDEQQEGSDEEMGY from the coding sequence ATGAAAACAACGTTCTATCCGCTCTCCTTTTCCCTGTTTCTGTTGCTTATGCCCCAGTTATTGCTTGCCCAGGGCAGCATTTCGGGCACGGTGGTGGAGGGCGCTACCAAGGCGCCGGTGGGGTTTGCCAACGTGGTGCTGCTCACCACCCAGGATTCCAGCCTGGTAACCGGCGCCACTTCCGATATAGAAGGGAAGTTTGTGCTGGAGCATGTGCCCTACGGGCAGTTTATACTTCGGGTGTCGCTGGTAGGCTATCCGCGGCGCTTTGTTCCGAATATTACGGTTTCGGCTGCTAGCCCGCAGGTGGCCCTGGGCCAGGTAACCATGAAAGCCTCGGCCACGAAACTGAACGAAGTGCAGGTAACCGCCGAGCGGGGGCTGGTAGAGTATAACCTCGACAAAAAAGTAGTGAACGTGAGCAAGGATATCGCGGCGCAGAGCGGCTCGGTGGCCGAGGTGATGCAGAACATCCCTTCCGTTACGGTCGATATCGATGGCAACGTCAGTATGCGGGGCAGCTCTAATGTTACTATCCTAGTAGATGGCAAACGCACCGCGCTGGCTAACCTGAGCCTCGACCAGATACCAGCCAACCAGGTCGAAAGCATCGAGCTCATCACCAACCCTTCTTCCAAGTATGACCCGGAAGGCACCTCCGGCATTATCAACCTGGTGCTTAAGAAAGAGAAGAAAGCAGGCCTGAACGGCTCGGCCTCTGTTACAGCAGGCACCTACGACAACTATAACGGCTCCCTGTTTCTGAACTTCCGCTACAATAAATGGTCGCTGAACGGGGGCTACGACTACCGGCAGCGCTCCCGGCCCGGCACCAGCAATAGCTTTACCACCAACTACTACCGCGATAGTATCGCTGAAAGTATAGACAGCACCAGCTTTCGCCAGCAGCATAGCAAGCGCAACGGTACCGACATCTCCCATAATTTCCGCTTCGGGGCCGATTATGCGCTTACGCCAAACCATACCTTGTCGGCATCGGCCCTGTACCGCACCGGCACCGACAAGAATAAAAGCGATATCCTGTACCGTTTCCTGGACGAAAACCAGCTGCTGTCCAGTTCCAATTCCCGCTATACGTCCGAAACCGAAGACGAGCAGTCCATGGACCTGACGCTGGGCTACCGGCAGACCTTTGAAACAAAAGGGCAGGAACTGACAGCCGATGTGGTGTATACGACCAACGTGGACGACGAAGAAAGTACCTTCAGGCAGGACGATGGTGCGCCGGATAACCTCCCACAGTTGCAGAACACCCTGACAGACGATGCCCACAGGCAGCTGACGATGCAGGCCGACTTTGTGCGCCCCTTTTCAGAAGACAGCCGCCTGGAAGCCGGCTACCGCAGCTCGCTGCAACGCCTGGACGATGACGCCCGCTTCTTTGATTTCGATTTCGGCACCAATGCCTACGTGTATAACACCAATCAAAGCAACCACTTTGTGTACGATGAGCAGGTGCATGCCCTCTATACCAACTATAGCAACAAGTTAAGCAGCAGTATTAGTTACCAACTGGGGCTACGGGCCGAGCAGACCATCACCCGGTCGAACCAGCGCACGCAGGACCTGGTGTACGACAAGAACTACTTCAGCCTGTTTCCGACCTTTTTTATCACCAACGATTTCGACAAGGACAACAAACTGCAGTTCAGCTACAGCCGCCGCATTAACCGGCCCCGCAGCCGCTTTCTTAATCCGTTTGTTGATGTGTCGGACCCCTATGATGTGGACTATGGCAATCCCCGGCTAAACCCCGAGTTCATCAACTCGCTGGAGCTGGGCTACCTGCGTTACTGGGGCAACTCCTCGTTTAACCTGACCACCTTCTACCGCCGCACCACCGACCAGATACAGCGCTACCGCATTTCCAACACCGTGCTGGATGCCGCAGGCCAACCTTTTAACCGAAACGAGACGACGTTCATCAACCTGTCCAGCAACTCCTCCTATGGCGTGGAAGCAACCCTGACGCAGGCCTTTACCAAATGGTGGCGCATGAATGGCAGCGTATCCGGCTTCAGAACAGATCTGAGCGACAGCCAGGGCGACACAGAACTGAGCAACAGCCAGCTAAGCTGGGATGCCAAACTGAACACGACCGCCACAGTCTGGAAGAACCTGGACATACAGCTTTCCGCTTTTTACCGGGCGCCCATGGCCACCATCCAGGGCCGCATGGAGCAAATGTTTAGCACCGACCTGGGCCTGAAAAAAGATGTGCTTAAAAAGAAAGCCACCGTGTCGCTCCGCGTTACGGACCTGTTTAATACCCGCCAGTTCAATTTCATCTCATCCAGCCTGGCTTTCAGGACCGAGAGCGAGAACAGGCGCCAGAGCCGCATTATTTACCTGGGCTTCACCTACCGCATCAACAGCGATGATACCCAACGCAACCGCAAACCCCGCGACGAACAGCAGGAAGGGAGCGATGAGGAAATGGGGTATTAG
- a CDS encoding dipeptidase has protein sequence MPHTTRLPIIDLHCDLLVYLTDVPNADMNKIEEIGCAVPALTEGNVKLQVMAIYTATEIGSTRYAALQSEMFKELAQRDNCLTAVTDTADLQKALQSEGIGMIAAVENAAGFCEESEPLEEGFKRLEKIIDDCGRLLYISLTHHTGNRFGGGNMTTQGITTDGRMLLDYLHGRRICVDLSHTSDALAHDILTHIDTERLDIPIIASHSNFRPVWAHNRNLPDELTQEVIRRKGLIGMNFLRAFLNTSDPDAVLQHIYYGLEKGAGDCLCFGADYFYFLDSTDKERFPYYFTAHEQAGTSYTYILDQLKERLSKAQLEKLAYSNARQFIERLWA, from the coding sequence ATGCCCCATACTACCCGCCTCCCCATCATCGACCTGCACTGCGACCTGTTAGTATACCTGACCGATGTACCCAACGCAGACATGAACAAGATAGAGGAGATTGGCTGCGCAGTACCCGCCCTGACCGAGGGCAACGTAAAGCTGCAGGTAATGGCTATTTACACTGCCACCGAGATTGGCAGCACCCGCTATGCCGCCCTGCAAAGTGAGATGTTTAAAGAGCTGGCCCAAAGAGATAACTGCCTGACAGCTGTTACCGACACGGCTGATTTGCAGAAGGCGCTGCAAAGCGAGGGCATTGGCATGATTGCCGCCGTAGAAAATGCTGCTGGCTTCTGCGAGGAGAGCGAACCGCTGGAGGAGGGTTTTAAGCGCCTGGAAAAGATCATTGACGATTGCGGCCGACTACTCTACATTAGCTTAACCCACCATACCGGCAACCGTTTTGGCGGCGGCAACATGACCACGCAGGGCATTACGACCGATGGTCGCATGCTGCTCGACTACCTGCACGGCCGCCGCATCTGCGTGGACCTCTCGCACACCAGCGATGCCTTGGCCCATGACATCCTCACCCACATCGACACCGAGCGGCTCGATATTCCGATCATTGCCAGCCACTCTAATTTCAGGCCGGTGTGGGCACATAACCGCAACCTGCCCGACGAACTGACCCAGGAGGTCATCCGTCGCAAAGGGCTGATCGGCATGAACTTTCTGCGGGCATTCCTCAACACCTCCGACCCGGATGCCGTGCTGCAACACATCTACTATGGCCTGGAAAAAGGGGCCGGAGACTGCCTCTGTTTCGGGGCCGATTACTTTTACTTTCTCGACTCTACGGATAAAGAGCGCTTCCCATATTACTTTACAGCACACGAGCAGGCGGGCACCAGCTATACTTATATTCTGGACCAGCTGAAAGAGCGGCTATCGAAAGCGCAGTTGGAAAAGCTGGCTTACAGCAATGCCCGGCAGTTCATCGAGCGCCTCTGGGCTTAG
- a CDS encoding S9 family peptidase — protein sequence MNKQVLFLLAAAFACGTAAAQKQPMTTDAGLNLVQLGNAVLSPDGKTVIYERSDLNWGKNKRESSYHHIAASGGKSYRYLGEDGGSDLAYSPDGHYIALKRKVDDKQQLFLLPTAGGEATQLTHHDSSVGKYIWGKDSKRLYFVADVPRSKAEQKLYKDGNDAVFIDEGANGQTEGSWQNIWVFDLSTKKAKKLTKGELLISDFDVAPDGTRLVYAGRSENRRNQRNFSELYLLPLSGDTAAVQLTNNKAPESDLSWAPDGKRVAYMAADDKTWELRNDKIWLLDPATKQHQLLSGKFEGNINSYYWTPDAKAILFTGQQRTNTNLYRINVAKGEYKNLSNQAGTWRMLDITPDRSKAIFSFSDYNTPTDLYVSETSKFKPTRLTDLNPHFADSLQLATAEVIRWKSEDGLEVEGLLYLPANYQKGTKSPLLLHIHGGPAGSFTNSFNPAYHVWASLGYVQLTPNVRGSSGYTDALLRGNMSDIGNGDYEDLMSGVDKLIADGLVDKDKMAVRGWSYGGILGGTTITKTNRFKAASLGAMVSDWASEYGVGFNHDVRLWYIKGTPWENPEGYRQRSVLTNAKNIQTPTILFHGTSDVTDTEMQSMMLFTALKDMGKTVRYVQFPREPHGFREPRHQRIRDLEEIKWIQKYTLGQEWQAPARKEDAKKDAESTPAEASSKR from the coding sequence ATGAACAAACAAGTGCTTTTTCTGCTGGCAGCGGCATTCGCGTGCGGCACGGCGGCAGCGCAGAAACAACCTATGACCACCGATGCCGGCCTGAACCTGGTGCAGCTGGGCAACGCCGTGCTTTCGCCGGACGGCAAGACGGTTATTTACGAACGCTCGGACCTGAACTGGGGCAAGAACAAACGCGAAAGCAGCTACCACCACATTGCGGCCTCTGGCGGCAAAAGCTACCGCTACCTGGGTGAAGACGGCGGCTCGGACCTGGCCTACTCGCCCGACGGCCACTACATCGCCCTTAAGCGCAAGGTGGACGATAAGCAACAACTCTTCCTGCTGCCTACTGCCGGCGGCGAGGCCACACAGCTCACCCACCACGACAGCAGCGTTGGAAAATACATATGGGGCAAAGACAGCAAGCGCCTATACTTTGTGGCCGATGTGCCCCGCAGCAAAGCCGAGCAGAAGCTGTACAAGGATGGCAACGATGCCGTGTTTATAGATGAAGGTGCCAATGGGCAGACAGAAGGATCCTGGCAAAATATCTGGGTCTTTGACCTCAGCACAAAAAAAGCAAAGAAACTGACAAAGGGCGAGCTGCTGATCAGCGATTTTGATGTGGCCCCGGACGGCACGCGCCTGGTGTATGCCGGCCGCTCTGAGAACCGCCGCAACCAGCGCAACTTCTCCGAGCTATACCTGCTGCCGCTCTCCGGCGACACTGCCGCTGTGCAGCTGACAAACAACAAAGCCCCGGAAAGCGACCTGAGCTGGGCTCCCGACGGCAAGCGCGTCGCCTACATGGCGGCCGACGACAAAACCTGGGAGTTGCGCAACGACAAGATCTGGCTCCTGGACCCGGCTACCAAACAACACCAGCTGCTATCGGGTAAGTTTGAGGGCAACATCAACAGTTATTACTGGACGCCCGATGCCAAAGCCATCCTGTTTACCGGGCAGCAACGCACCAACACCAACCTTTACCGCATCAACGTGGCCAAAGGCGAGTATAAGAACCTGAGCAACCAGGCCGGCACCTGGCGCATGCTCGACATCACGCCCGACCGCAGCAAAGCCATCTTCAGCTTCAGCGATTACAACACGCCAACAGACCTGTATGTATCGGAGACAAGCAAGTTTAAACCCACCCGCCTGACCGACCTGAACCCGCATTTTGCTGACTCGCTGCAGCTGGCAACCGCCGAAGTGATCCGCTGGAAGAGCGAGGACGGGCTGGAAGTGGAAGGCCTGCTATACTTGCCGGCAAACTACCAGAAAGGCACAAAGAGTCCCTTGCTGCTGCACATCCACGGTGGCCCGGCCGGCTCGTTTACCAACTCCTTTAACCCGGCATACCATGTATGGGCCAGCCTGGGCTACGTGCAGCTCACACCCAACGTGCGCGGAAGCAGTGGCTACACCGATGCACTGCTGCGCGGCAACATGAGCGACATTGGCAACGGCGACTACGAAGACCTGATGAGCGGTGTGGACAAACTGATTGCGGATGGACTGGTAGACAAAGATAAAATGGCCGTGCGCGGCTGGAGCTACGGCGGCATTCTGGGTGGCACCACCATCACCAAAACCAACCGCTTTAAGGCGGCTTCGCTGGGGGCGATGGTTTCGGACTGGGCATCGGAGTATGGCGTGGGCTTTAACCACGACGTGCGCCTGTGGTATATTAAAGGCACGCCCTGGGAAAACCCGGAAGGCTACCGCCAGCGATCAGTGCTGACCAACGCCAAGAATATCCAGACGCCGACCATCCTGTTCCACGGCACCAGCGACGTAACGGATACCGAAATGCAAAGTATGATGCTCTTTACCGCGCTAAAAGATATGGGCAAAACCGTGCGCTATGTGCAGTTTCCGCGGGAGCCGCATGGCTTCAGAGAGCCACGCCACCAGCGCATCCGCGATCTGGAAGAGATCAAGTGGATACAGAAGTATACCCTGGGCCAGGAGTGGCAGGCACCCGCGCGCAAAGAGGACGCAAAGAAAGACGCAGAGAGCACTCCCGCTGAAGCCTCCTCAAAACGCTGA
- a CDS encoding M20/M25/M40 family metallo-hydrolase, with protein MMRPLPAAFLLLALLGLGWLSIHLLQPPAPVPATAPTTVFSAERAMVHVRQIAREPHAMGTPAHARVRQYLLQQMQALGLQPHVQDTFARNPVEDAGYVGHVYNLVGRLKGTGTSGKAILLMAHYDSQPNARGAGDDGAGVAAILETVRALRQGKPLQHDVLVLLTDGEEYGLYGAQAFLKHRWLQDVALVLNLEARGNAGPSMTFELSPRNGWIAQQYARAAPYPFINSLAYEIYSRMPNNTDFTVFKNAGFTGLNAAFISGFVHYHKATDAPENLSQGSLQQHGSNMLALVRQFGNAALAQTKAPDKVFFNAAGKWVVQYPVGLNLPLVGLVAVLLVATLLAGIKRRALTIGQSIGGFLVYLLLLAVVVGLFWPINAVVLKLLPYTHSFNGVYSADLFFSAYLLLAAGLFMLLSWVALRWLRLYALLMGAFILWFVLLLVVYITAPSATYLLLFPLLFALAGMLLVFLLRWHQEQGRRFGLVMLLWLVPAIVLVMPIVQVVFVAFALQLPMGTVALFVLLLGLLLPLVVLLDRSFSWRGVPLLPVVLLLLGLATTAFALYHEQPTAERPLHSHVSYYLNKDTGHAYWASAFTTTDDWNRQFFPHPVTGPLKEMYPQGVWPYLKNDAQVLDLPAPTAQVLQDSVAGPVRLLRLRLASPRGAAHLELVLQPKAPGALLEASIGGEHLVLSPIQTDAGPVYYMRLHGLPSSKQVTLELRLKPASPLTLHLYDQSIGLPQQLVKQPKQAHVIAEQGSTSNLTVVRKSYTY; from the coding sequence ATGATGCGCCCGCTGCCTGCTGCTTTCCTGCTGCTTGCCCTGCTTGGGCTGGGCTGGCTAAGTATACACCTGCTGCAGCCCCCTGCCCCCGTGCCAGCTACCGCGCCAACCACCGTTTTTTCGGCGGAGCGGGCCATGGTGCATGTGCGGCAGATAGCCCGGGAGCCGCATGCCATGGGCACTCCGGCCCACGCCCGTGTGCGGCAGTACCTGTTGCAGCAGATGCAGGCGCTGGGGTTGCAGCCGCATGTGCAGGATACCTTTGCGCGCAACCCGGTAGAGGACGCGGGGTATGTAGGGCATGTATATAACCTGGTAGGCCGCCTGAAAGGCACTGGCACAAGTGGCAAAGCTATCCTGCTGATGGCCCATTACGACTCGCAGCCCAACGCGCGGGGCGCCGGCGACGATGGGGCCGGTGTGGCGGCTATCCTGGAAACGGTGCGGGCGCTGCGGCAGGGCAAACCGTTGCAGCACGATGTGCTTGTGCTGCTCACCGACGGCGAGGAGTATGGCCTGTATGGCGCGCAGGCGTTTCTCAAACATCGCTGGCTACAGGACGTAGCGCTGGTGCTGAACCTGGAAGCCCGCGGCAACGCCGGCCCCAGCATGACGTTCGAGCTGAGCCCCCGCAACGGATGGATCGCCCAACAGTATGCCCGGGCAGCGCCTTATCCTTTTATCAACTCGCTGGCCTACGAGATCTATAGCCGCATGCCCAATAACACAGATTTCACTGTTTTCAAAAATGCGGGCTTTACCGGGTTGAATGCGGCTTTTATCAGCGGCTTTGTGCATTACCATAAAGCTACCGATGCGCCGGAAAACCTGAGCCAGGGCAGCCTGCAGCAGCACGGCAGCAACATGCTGGCCCTTGTCCGCCAATTCGGCAATGCGGCGCTGGCGCAGACCAAAGCCCCGGATAAAGTCTTTTTTAACGCTGCGGGCAAATGGGTGGTGCAGTACCCGGTTGGGCTAAACCTGCCGTTGGTAGGGCTGGTGGCGGTGCTGCTGGTAGCCACACTCCTGGCAGGCATAAAGCGCCGGGCCTTGACGATCGGGCAAAGTATAGGCGGTTTTCTGGTGTACCTTCTGCTGCTAGCTGTCGTTGTGGGGTTGTTCTGGCCTATTAATGCCGTGGTGCTGAAGCTGCTGCCGTATACGCATTCGTTTAATGGCGTTTACAGCGCAGATCTGTTCTTTAGTGCCTACCTGTTACTGGCTGCCGGCCTGTTTATGCTGCTGAGCTGGGTAGCGCTGCGCTGGCTACGGTTGTATGCACTGCTGATGGGCGCGTTTATACTTTGGTTTGTGCTTTTGCTGGTGGTTTATATTACAGCTCCTTCCGCTACGTACCTGTTGCTCTTCCCGCTGCTGTTTGCCCTGGCAGGCATGCTGCTGGTATTTCTGCTGAGATGGCACCAGGAGCAGGGGCGGCGTTTTGGCCTGGTAATGTTGCTGTGGCTGGTGCCGGCCATTGTCCTGGTGATGCCCATTGTGCAGGTGGTGTTTGTGGCGTTTGCCCTGCAGCTCCCGATGGGCACGGTGGCGCTTTTTGTGCTGTTGCTCGGGCTGCTTCTGCCCCTGGTTGTGCTGCTGGATCGCAGCTTTAGCTGGCGCGGTGTGCCACTGCTGCCCGTGGTGCTGTTGCTGCTGGGCTTAGCCACTACCGCCTTTGCCCTGTACCACGAGCAGCCCACTGCCGAACGCCCCCTGCACAGCCATGTAAGCTATTACCTTAACAAAGATACAGGCCATGCTTATTGGGCTTCTGCCTTTACCACAACCGACGACTGGAACCGGCAGTTCTTTCCGCACCCTGTTACCGGACCGTTAAAAGAAATGTACCCGCAGGGCGTATGGCCCTACTTAAAGAACGATGCGCAGGTGCTGGATCTGCCGGCGCCCACAGCCCAGGTGCTGCAGGATTCGGTTGCAGGCCCCGTGCGGTTGCTGCGCCTGCGGCTGGCTTCCCCGCGCGGAGCCGCTCACCTGGAACTGGTGCTGCAGCCGAAAGCGCCCGGTGCGCTTCTGGAAGCAAGTATAGGCGGCGAGCACCTGGTTCTTAGCCCCATCCAAACGGATGCCGGCCCGGTATACTATATGCGCCTGCATGGCTTGCCAAGCAGCAAACAGGTAACGCTGGAACTGCGCCTGAAACCCGCCTCACCACTCACGCTTCACCTCTACGACCAGAGCATTGGCTTGCCGCAGCAACTTGTAAAGCAGCCTAAGCAAGCCCACGTTATCGCAGAGCAGGGGAGCACAAGCAACCTGACAGTGGTTCGGAAAAGTTATACTTATTAA
- a CDS encoding TerC family protein, protein MEIFANPDTWISLLTLTFMEVVLGIDNIVFISIVVGRLAPEEQARGRRIGLALALVFRILLLLGISWIVSANTPLFTLDLPFTPEDFAVSWRDIILFAGGLFLLAKSTTEIHNKLEGEVEEHGGGKVHTTLSKILVQIVLIDIVFSFDSILTAVGLAQEVLVMIIAVILAMGIMLAFAKYVSDFVNKHPTVKMLALAFLILIGFMLTLEALHLHIPKGYIYFAMFFSLLVEMLNMKLRKKTPPVVLRQNEVLEPEPETPAERNV, encoded by the coding sequence ATGGAAATATTTGCCAACCCGGATACCTGGATAAGCCTCCTGACCCTGACCTTTATGGAAGTGGTGCTGGGCATCGATAACATTGTGTTTATCTCGATTGTGGTGGGCCGCCTGGCACCCGAGGAGCAGGCTCGTGGCCGCCGCATCGGCCTGGCGCTGGCGCTGGTATTCCGGATTCTGCTGCTACTGGGTATTTCCTGGATCGTGAGTGCCAATACTCCGCTGTTTACGCTGGACCTGCCATTTACACCCGAGGACTTTGCCGTTTCGTGGCGCGATATCATCCTGTTTGCCGGGGGCTTGTTCCTGCTGGCCAAAAGCACCACCGAGATCCACAACAAGCTGGAAGGCGAGGTAGAAGAGCATGGCGGCGGTAAAGTGCACACCACGCTGTCCAAGATACTGGTGCAGATCGTGCTCATCGACATCGTGTTCTCCTTCGACTCTATCCTGACGGCCGTAGGCCTGGCCCAGGAAGTGCTGGTGATGATCATTGCCGTGATTCTGGCCATGGGTATTATGCTGGCTTTTGCCAAGTATGTGAGCGACTTTGTAAACAAGCACCCGACGGTAAAGATGCTGGCGCTGGCGTTCCTGATCCTGATCGGCTTTATGCTGACACTGGAGGCCCTGCACCTGCACATCCCGAAAGGCTACATCTATTTTGCTATGTTCTTCTCGCTGCTGGTGGAAATGCTAAACATGAAGCTGCGCAAGAAAACGCCGCCCGTTGTCCTGCGCCAGAACGAAGTGCTGGAGCCCGAGCCGGAAACTCCTGCGGAACGCAACGTGTAA
- a CDS encoding YajQ family cyclic di-GMP-binding protein, with product MASFDIVSKVDPQIMDNAVNTARKEIMNRYDFRDTKGSLEYDKKASEVHISMENEMRVQHAEDVLMNKMVKQGLDATALDYSKDIYQSGAMTKRDLKVKAGIDKEASKKIMKIIKDSKAKVSAAIMDETIRVTGKKIDDLQEVIAALRANTEEIGMPLQFVNMKS from the coding sequence ATGGCATCGTTCGACATTGTAAGTAAAGTAGACCCGCAGATAATGGATAACGCCGTGAACACGGCGCGCAAGGAGATCATGAACCGCTACGACTTCCGCGACACCAAAGGCAGCCTGGAATACGACAAGAAAGCCAGCGAGGTGCACATCAGCATGGAAAACGAAATGCGGGTGCAGCATGCCGAAGACGTGCTGATGAACAAGATGGTGAAGCAAGGCCTGGACGCCACCGCGCTCGATTACTCCAAGGATATTTACCAGTCGGGCGCCATGACCAAGCGCGACCTGAAAGTAAAGGCCGGCATCGACAAGGAAGCCTCCAAAAAGATCATGAAGATCATCAAGGACAGCAAAGCCAAAGTATCGGCCGCCATTATGGACGAAACCATCCGGGTAACCGGCAAAAAGATCGACGACCTGCAGGAGGTGATCGCCGCCCTGCGCGCCAACACCGAGGAGATTGGCATGCCGCTGCAGTTCGTAAACATGAAAAGCTAA
- a CDS encoding GNAT family N-acetyltransferase translates to MTIIAPATPEEFEQYYLLRHQTLREPWGQPKGSERVEDDATAVHAMLINDEGEALGVCRLHLNTPQEGQLRFMGIRADQQGKGLGNLLLAYMDERARELGATTMVLHAREKAVNFYLRNGYEVVEASYLLFGSIQHYKMAKQL, encoded by the coding sequence ATGACCATTATAGCCCCTGCCACCCCCGAGGAATTTGAACAGTATTACCTGCTGCGCCACCAGACCCTGCGCGAGCCCTGGGGCCAGCCAAAGGGCAGCGAGCGCGTGGAAGATGATGCCACCGCCGTGCATGCCATGCTAATAAACGACGAGGGCGAGGCGCTGGGCGTTTGCCGCCTGCACCTGAACACACCGCAGGAAGGGCAGCTACGCTTTATGGGCATCCGCGCCGACCAGCAGGGCAAAGGGCTGGGCAACCTGCTGCTAGCCTACATGGACGAGCGTGCCCGCGAACTGGGCGCCACCACCATGGTGCTGCACGCCCGCGAAAAAGCTGTGAACTTTTACCTCCGCAACGGGTATGAGGTAGTAGAAGCATCGTACCTGCTGTTCGGCTCCATCCAACACTACAAAATGGCCAAGCAGCTATAA
- a CDS encoding lipocalin family protein has protein sequence MKKSTKTLLSLGGLFIGAALVSSCSTTNAPLQTVPAVDLDRYQGRWHEIAKLPQRFEKNCFCVYAEYTKHPKGHVEVYNFCRKGSPQGKVKNIRGKAFPVPGSHNSKLKVQFFWPFRGDYWVLELDPDYQHVLVGSPDRESLWLLARTPVLEEAVYNRLVQAAKSKGFLVAQLEKMDQSCYK, from the coding sequence ATGAAGAAAAGTACCAAAACCCTCCTGAGCCTGGGTGGCCTTTTTATCGGGGCTGCCCTGGTGAGCAGTTGCAGCACCACCAATGCCCCGCTCCAGACGGTGCCCGCCGTAGACCTGGACCGCTACCAGGGCCGTTGGCACGAAATTGCCAAACTGCCGCAGCGCTTCGAAAAGAACTGCTTCTGCGTGTATGCCGAGTATACGAAGCACCCCAAGGGGCATGTGGAAGTATACAATTTCTGCCGCAAGGGCAGCCCGCAGGGCAAGGTGAAGAACATCCGCGGCAAGGCTTTCCCAGTGCCCGGCAGCCACAACAGCAAACTGAAAGTGCAGTTCTTCTGGCCTTTCCGGGGCGATTACTGGGTGCTGGAGCTGGACCCCGATTACCAGCACGTGCTGGTGGGCTCGCCCGACCGCGAAAGTCTCTGGCTGCTGGCCCGCACCCCTGTGCTGGAGGAAGCAGTATACAACCGGCTGGTGCAAGCCGCCAAAAGCAAGGGCTTCCTCGTAGCCCAACTCGAGAAAATGGACCAAAGCTGTTATAAGTAG
- a CDS encoding YfiT family bacillithiol transferase: MPDDDLRYPTGKFDITQPVSEEQLNQYILSIAQLPGKVRQALTGMTDEQLDTPYRPGGWTVRQVVHHLPDSHLNGYIRQKLALTEDSPTIKPYDEAAWAGLPDSMQGDPQISVALLEALHQRWVLLLKSLTPAQLDRTFLHPQNGQQSIRQHIGLYAWHGEHHLAHITALKERENW, translated from the coding sequence ATGCCAGACGACGATCTTCGCTACCCCACGGGTAAATTCGACATCACCCAGCCTGTGTCTGAGGAGCAGCTGAACCAGTACATTCTTTCCATCGCGCAGCTACCGGGCAAGGTACGCCAGGCACTAACCGGTATGACCGACGAGCAACTGGATACACCTTACCGCCCGGGCGGCTGGACCGTGCGCCAGGTCGTGCATCACCTGCCCGACAGCCACCTGAACGGCTACATCCGCCAGAAACTGGCCCTCACCGAAGACAGCCCTACCATCAAACCTTACGATGAAGCGGCCTGGGCCGGGCTGCCGGACAGCATGCAGGGCGATCCGCAGATCTCGGTGGCGCTGCTGGAGGCGCTGCACCAGCGGTGGGTGCTGCTGCTCAAGAGCCTAACTCCGGCGCAACTCGACCGTACCTTCCTACACCCGCAGAACGGCCAGCAAAGTATACGGCAGCATATTGGCCTCTATGCCTGGCATGGCGAGCATCACCTGGCGCACATTACAGCCCTGAAAGAGCGGGAAAACTGGTAA